A single Drechmeria coniospora strain ARSEF 6962 chromosome 03, whole genome shotgun sequence DNA region contains:
- a CDS encoding Allantoinase, translating into MASDASITVLVSERAVLARDDDSLFLSPASITVDAGTGKILSVTPQVLARDAFPPGTAYVNHSPKLLLPGLVDAHVHLNEPGRTEWEGFWTGTRAAASGGVTTVVDMPLNAIPPTTTLAGFEEKLRASRGQCWVDVAFYGGVIPGNADELKPLMDAGVRGFKGFLIESGVDEFPAISSDDVALAMETLKDSPTTLMFHAEMAPAEPDASHGGEPGGDVDLTAYGTFLDSRPPTYETSAVEEILSLAHVAPRLHLHIVHLSATQCIPLLRAARAKGVNVTAETCFHYLGLSAEEIEKGDTRHKCCPPIRDGRNRDGLWEELVRGDSCIKTVVSDHSPCTPELKLLPEHLAAPAGTTRETAGDDTKPRGDFMAAWGGISSVGLGLPILHSAAKQRSSTSEAPSITDVVRLCCQATAEQVGLSHRKGALKAGMDADICVFDDADVWTFSQGDMRWKNRCSPWEGHRFTGRVCQTWLRGKKIFELDAAEGGFVTAGPMGEPITERRTK; encoded by the exons ATGGCCTCCGACGCGAGCatcaccgtcctcgtctccgagcgcgccgtcctcgcccgagATGACGACTCGCTCTTTCTCTCGCCCGCGAgcatcaccgtcgacgccggcaccggcaagaTCCTCTCGGTGACGCCCCAGGTGCTCGCCCGGGACGCGTTCCCTCCCGGCACGGCCTACGTCAATCACTCGCCGAAGCTGCTCCTcccgggcctcgtcgacgcccacgTCCACCTCAACGAACCCGGCCGGACCGAGTGGGAGGGCTTCTGGACGGGCACCcgcgcggcggcctcgggcggCGTCACGACGGTCGTCGACATGCCGCTCAACGCCAtcccgccgacgacgacgctcgccggcttcgaggaGAAGCTGCGGGCGAGTCGCGGCCAGTGCTGGGTCGACGTCGCCTTTTACGGCGGCGTCATCCCCggcaacgccgacgagctgaaGCCGCTGATGGACGCCGGCGTCCGCGGCTTCAAGGGCTTCCTCATCGAGTCGGGC GTCGACGAGTTCCCCGCCATCTCGTCCGACGACGTTGCCCTCGCCATGGAGACGCTCAAGGACAGCCCGACGACGCTCATGTTCCACGCCGAGATGGCCCccgccgagcccgacgcgtcccacggcggcgagcccggcggcgacgtcgacctcaCCGCCTACGGCACCTTTCTCGACTCGCGTCCGCCGACGTACGagacgtcggccgtcgaggagatcCTCTCGCTCGCCCACGTCGCCCCTCGCCTGCACCTGCACATTGTCCATCTCTCGGCCACGCAGTGCATCCCCCTGCTCAGGGCGGCGCGCGCCAAGGGCGTCAACGTCACGGCGGAGACGTGCTTCCACTACCTCGGactctcggccgaggagattgAAAAGGGAGACACGAGGCACAAGTGCTGCCCGCCGATCCGCGACGGCCGGAACCGCGACGGCCTCTGGGAGGAGCTCGTCCGCGGGGACTCGTGCATCAAGACGGTCGTCTCCGATCACTCGCCCTGCACGCCCGAGCTGAAGCTCTTGCCGGAACACCTCGCCGCGCCGGCGGGAACGACGCGGGAGACGGCGGGAGACGACACGAAGCCGCGCGGCGACTTCATGGCCGCCTGGGGCGGCATCTCCtcggtcggcctcggcctgccCATCCTGcactcggcggcgaagcagcGCTCTTCGACGTCCGAGGCGCCATCCATCACCGACGTGGTACGCCTGTGCTgccaggcgacggccgagcaggTGGGCCTGTCGCACCGCAAGGGCGCCTTGAAGGCGGGCATGGACGCCGACATTTGCGTCtttgacgacgccgacgtctgGACCTTTTCCCAGGGCGACATGCGGTGGAAGAACCGCTGCTCGCCCTGGGAGGGGCACCGGTTCACGGGACGCGTCTGCCAGACGTGGCTGCGAGGGAAGAAGATTTTTgagctcgatgccgccgagggaggcTTCGTCACGGCGGGGCCCATGGGCGAACCCATCAcggagaggaggacgaaATGA
- a CDS encoding cellulose signaling related protein ooc1, with protein MLCHSITKAATTVLVAFAVGANAFTTPCIYQQYKCGYNLIANQVYTDAELTAAVNTTGPIPPIESNQLLQVLYRCIDTNGAIAGNSYCISGCISMPGNDANDQCAM; from the exons ATGCTCTGCCACTCCATCACCAAAGCTGCCACAACGGTTCTCGTCGCCTTTGCTGTCGGGGCCAACGCCTTCACCACTCCCTGCATCTACCAGCAGTACAAGTGTGGCTACAACTTGATTGCCAACCAAG TATACACCGACGCAGAgctgacggccgccgtcaacaCGACGGGGCCGATCCCGCCGATCGAGTCGAACCAGCTGCTCCAGGTTCTCTACCGCTGCATCGACACTAATGGCGCCATTGCCGGAAACTCGTACTGCATCAGCGGTTGCATCTCCATGCCCGGCAACGATGCCAACGATCAGTGCGCCATGTAA
- a CDS encoding G-protein coupled receptor 1, translated as MADGLTPELVTTITHVQQASAILSLIGCAFIISTFSLCKAFHKPINRMVFFASFANVFASSSYLLVGVVDMPDSFGCQFQAAMLQAFVASDVFWTTAMAVNVYLTFYHRFDAERLRRLDVPYFLVCYLVPMIPAITYIFVRNEQGHRIYGSAILWCWITPEFGYLRIATFYGPIWALILITLAIYVRSGATIYKKRRQLMKVQDSNANMSSNNMANTVSKTTEVTVTHDGVGFDMVGHEASAKSMSSAEKGQRAPKKPRQGTRAVNRAAWQYTRCALLFFIVILITWIPSSANRLYSMVNPGETSVVLHFMGAAVLPLQGFWNAIIYGVTSWSACKSLLKRGPA; from the exons ATGGCAGACGGTCTCACGCCCGAGCTGGTGACGACCATCACCCACGTCCAGCAGGCATCCGCGATCCTCTCGCTCATCGGATGCGCCTTCATCATCTCCACCTTTTCCCTCTGCAAGGCCTTCCACAAGCCCATCAATCGCATGGTCTTCTTCGCCTCCTTCGCCAACGTCTTCGCCAGCTCCAGctacctcctcgtcggcgtcgtcgacatgccCGACTCGTTCGGCTGCCAGTTCCAGGCCGCCATGCTTCAGGC CTTCGTCGCCTCCGACGTCTtctggacgacggccatggccgtcaacGTCTACCTCACCTTCTACCACCGattcgacgccgagcggctGAGGAGGCTGGACGTGCCCTACTTTCTCGTCTGCTACCTCGTGCCCATGATTCCCGCCATCACCTACATCTTCGTCAGGAACGAACAAGGCCACAGGATTTACGGCTCCGCCATCCTCTGGTGCTGGATCACACCCGAGTTCGGCTACCTGCGCATCGCCACCTTCTACGGACCCATCTG GGCGCTCATCCTCATCACGCTGGCCATCTACGTCCGCTCGGGTGCCACCATCTACAAGAAGCGCCGACAGCTCATGAAGGTGCAGGATTCCAACGCCAACATGTCGTCCAACAACATGGCCAACACGGTGAGCAAGACGACCGAGGTGACGGTCAcgcacgacggcgtcggcttcgacaTGGTCGGCCACGAAGCCTCGGCCAagtccatgtcgtcggcggagaAGGGGCAGCGGGCGCCCAAGAAGCCTCGTCAAGGAACGCGCGCCGTCAACCGCGCGGCCTGGCAGTACACCCGGTGCGCGCTGCTGttcttcatcgtcatcctcatcACCTGGATCCCGTCGAGCGCGAACCGTCTGTACTCCATGGTCAATCCCGGCGAGACCAGCGTCGTGCTGCACTTCATGGGAGCTGCCGTTCTGCCGCTACAGGGCTTCTGGAACGCCATCATCTACGGCGTGACATCGTGGTCGGCGTGCAAGTCGCTTCTGAAGCGAGGGCCCGCATGA
- a CDS encoding fatty acid desaturase, which produces MAASMASFVGKADRDQIISPETVDAMIANGDVVVIFQDFVLRLNSWLPTHPGGSLAILHMVGRDATNEITSYHSAATLKTMKAYRIGRKPMGPWTNRTPPIRGGTYQVRDQLDKPAASDTASDPAWHAAEKEALPDSPLVDVGTPTGGLSPRCDQGFGTACQPKPACSRRATPRGSPSRIGHISGDPLNDVEKQPAPRGRAGLSPQEYTEWAVQQGRHLDLHEYPSLDPAVQEDIAAKYMALHQRISDEGLYSCPYLQYAKEMTRYLTLFGLFLAFLCHQWYLTSAVFLGLFWHQIMFTAHDAGHRAITQNFVADTLIGMFIADFCCGLSIGWWKSSHNVHHLITNQPEHDPDIQNLPLFATCPSFFKSLRSSYYNGFVFVWDKASELLVPYQKYTYYPVMGIARFNLYLLSWLHVLSSRSSGLGSSKAWWIRPTEMAFMACYWFLFGYLLLLRTLPDWPTRVAFVLVSHVITMPLHVQITLSHWGMSTSDLGEVESFPQRQLRTTMDVDCPAWLDWIHGGLQFQAVHHLFPRLPRHNLRRVQALVKEFCAETGIPYSILGFVDGNKKVLGRLNDVSDQVKILVNCQKYMAATGESGLH; this is translated from the exons atggccgcctcgatggcctcgttcGTCGGCAAGGCCGATCGTGATCAGATCATCTCCCCCGAGACGGTCGATGCCATGATTgccaacggcgacgtcgtcgtcatcttccAAGACTTTGTCCTGCGCCTCAACTCCTGGCTCCCCACGCACCCGGGAGGCAGCCTCGCCATCCTGCACATGGTCGGCAGAGATGCCACCAACGAAATCACCTC CTATCATTCGGCGGCAACCTTGAAGACCATGAAAGCGTACCGGATCGGTCGGAAGCCGATGGGTCCGTGGACCAATAGGACACCGCCCATCCGGGGAGGCACCTATCAAGTCCGAGACCAGCTCGACAAGCCGGCCGCTTCGGACACCGCGTCGGACCCTGCATGGcacgcggccgagaaggaggccCTGCCCGACAGccccctcgtcgacgtcggcacccCGACCGGCGGTCTGAGCCCGCGCTGCGACCAAGGCTTCGGCACCGCATGCCAGCCGAAGCCCGCCTGCTCCCGCCGCGCCACGCCTCGCGGCAGCCCCTCGCGCATCGGTCACATATCCGGCGATCCTCTCAACGACGTCGAGAAGCAGCCGGCCCCCAGAGGCAGGGCCGGCCTCTCGCCGCAAGAGTACACCGAGTGGGCCGTGCAGCAGGGTAGGCACCTCGACCTGCACGAGTATCCCTCCCTCGATCCCGCCGTCCAGGAGGACATCGCGGCCAAGTACATGGCCCTCCACCAACGCATCAGCGACGAAGGCCTCTACAGCTGCCCCTACCTGCAGTACGCCAAGGAGATGACGCGCTACCTCACCCTCTtcggcctcttcctcgccttccTCTGCCACCAGTGGTACCTGACTTCAGCCGTCTTCCTCGGCTTGTTCTGG CATCAGATCATGTTCACGgcccacgacgccggccaccgCGCCATCACGCAAAacttcgtcgccgacacgcTCATCGGCATGTTCATCGCCGACTTCTGCTGCGGCCTCTCCATCGGCTGGTGGAAGAGCAGCCACAACGTCCACCACCTCATCACCAACCAACCCGAGCACGACCCCGACATCCAGAACCTGCCCCTCTTCGCCACGTGCCCCTCCTTCTTCAAGTCGCTCCGCTCGTCGTACTACAAcggcttcgtcttcgtctggGACAAGGCCTCGGAGCTGCTGGTGCCCTACCAAAAGTACACGTACTACCCCGTCATGGGCATCGCCCGCTTCAACCTCTACCTCCTCTCCTGGCTGCACGTCCTGTCATCGAGGTCCTCGggcctcggcagcagcaaggcCTGGTGGATCCGCCCGACGGAGATGGCCTTCATGGCCTGCTACTGGTTCCTCTTCGGCtacctgctgctcctccgcACCCTGCCCGACTGGCCGACGCgcgtcgccttcgtcctcgtctcgcaCGTCATCACCATGCCGCTGCACGTCCAGATCACCCTCTCCCACTGGGGCATGTCCACGTCggacctcggcgaggtcgagtcGTTCCCCCAGCGTCAGCTCCGCACCACCATGGACGTCGACTGCCCCGCCTGGCTGGACTGGATCCACGGCGGCCTGCAGTTCCAGGCCGTCCACCACCTGTTCCCTCGCCTGCCCCGCCACAACCTCCGCCGCGTCCAGGCCCTCGTCAAGGAGTTTTGCGCCGAGACGGGCATCCCCTACTCGatcctcggcttcgtcgacgggaACAAAAAggtgctcggccgcctcaACGACGTCAGCGACCAGGTCAAGATTCTCGTCAACTGCCAAAAGTACATGGCCGCCACGGGCGAGAGCGGCTTGCACTAG
- a CDS encoding esterase — protein sequence MKFFICLAALGLATATPLADAKIEKQSTTSNLTLPQLRARLALCLERNPPTDGPVLSDFAASRASEYQTEAQLLGAVEECEDTPSPSLCFSVHAATDIAQDANADGKLGRTIPASPVRRARHRHRHPAASLGGRGDTWLLRLASSSRIPPDGIGSSPFPGNGERASDTGNMASGKGEMASDKGEMASNKGEMASSSMTPNDGDMASAKGGTASAGHEGLQPLHPSMAGKLDPVFEKLYNDHVASTPARPLDLGRLRSTYSTLYSYGTGPAPDVGRVYDAKMPVDGEPDVELDVRVYEPATEGPWPVHLDFHGGGWAVGDLETEAHICRHICRHANVVVVDVAYRLVPEFAFPTAVADGYAALRYVQKHGFTAFNVMSGSISLGGVSAGGFIALALAHFARDDNISLRLVAVGTPVIDDLSRHPSAAASPYPSMRENEFAPTLNWKRLAWFDELRRSTSLPDDASDGWLVSLLDAPRFEGLCRTVIFTAGADPLRDEGEHYGRLLAEHGVEVTLQRFRGMPHPFMHMDKDLWQAREFIEKTARAIRLAHWE from the exons ATGAAGTTCTTCATTTgccttgccgccctcggGCTGGCCACCGCCACACCGCTGGCCGACGCCAAGATCGAAAAGCAAAGCACCACTTCGAACTTGACTTTGCCGCAACTACGAGCGCGCCTTGCATTGTGTCTCGAGCGAAACCCACCAACGGACGGTCCGGTCCTATCGGACTTTGCGGCTTCACGGGCATCCGAGTACCAGACGGAAGCACAACTTCTTGGGGCAGTTGAGGAGTGTGAAGACA CTCCTTCTCCCTCGCTCTGCTTCTCGGTGCACGCCGCTACCGACATTGCCCAGGACGcaaacgccgacggcaagctcggACGTACGATtcccgcctcgcccgtccgacgtgctcgtcatcgtcatcgtcatcccgCCGCGAGCTTGGGTGGCCGGGGAGACACTTGGCTCCTCCGGCTTGCCTCGTCATCACGGATTCCGCCTGACGGCATTGGATCCTCGCCCTTTCCCGGCAACGGCGAGAGGGCCTCGGACACGGGCAACATGGCTTCGGGCAAGGGCGAGATGGCCTCGGACAAGGGCGAGATGGCTTCGAACAAGGGCGagatggcctcgagctcgatgaCTCcaaacgacggcgacatggCTTCAGCCAAGGGCGGCACGGCTTCGGCCGGCCACGAGGGCCTGCAGCCGCTCCATCCGTCGATGGCGGGCAAGCTGGACCCCGTCTTCGAAAAGCTCTACAACGACCACGTCGCCTCGACTCCGGCCAGgcccctcgacctcggccggctgCGCTCGACGTACTCGACGCTCTACAGCTACGGCACCGGCCCGGcgcccgacgtcggccgcgtctACGACGCCAAGatgcccgtcgacggcgagcccgacgtcgagctcgacgtgcGCGTCTACGAGCCGGCCACCGAGGGGCCCTGGCCCGTGCACCTCGACTttcacggcggcggctgggccgtcggcgacctcgagACGGAGGCGCACATCTGCCGTCACATCTGCCGTCACGCCAACGTcgtggtcgtcgacgtcgcctaCCGGCTCGTGCCCGAGTTTGCCTtcccgacggccgtcgccgacggctacGCGGCGCTCCGCTACGTGCAGAAGCACGGCTTCACCGCCTTCAACGTCATGTCGGGCAGCAtctcgctcggcggcgtctcggccggcggcttcatcgcgctcgcgctcgcccACTTTGCGCGCGACGACAACATCTCGCtgcggctcgtcgccgtcggcacgcccgtcatcgacgacctCTCGCGGcacccgtcggcggcggcgtcgccctaCCCGTCGATGCGGGAGAACGAGTTCGCGCCGACGCTCAACTGGAAGCGGCTGGCCTGGTTCGACGAGCTGCGGCGGTCGACGTCGCTGCCCGACGACGCGTCCGACGGCTGGCTCGTGAGCCTGCTCGACGCGCCCCGGTTCGAGGGCCTCTGCCGCACCGTCATCTtcaccgccggcgccgaccctctgcgggacgagggcgagcacTACGGCCGGCTCCTggccgagcacggcgtcgaggtgacGCTGCAGCGCTTCCGGGGCATGCCGCACCCCTTTATGCACATGGACAAGGACCTGTGGCAGGCGCGCGAGTTTATCGAGAAGACGGCGCGCGCCATCCGCCTCGCCCACTGGGAGTGA